The Osmerus eperlanus chromosome 1, fOsmEpe2.1, whole genome shotgun sequence genome includes the window AAATAAACAACTTTCGGGATTAATAATGTTACTCAAGCAAAACTAGTCAACACAATACATTAACACAATAAAGGAAACTATTATTAGATATTGTTAGGTAACGTTATTGACATCAGACAAGCCAGCTAGCAAATGTTATCTacgctagctagcaagcatGGCACGAAGACACCAGCCAAATGCAAGTCGGGCTGGCTAGATTTGTAGCTATCAATTACTGATTTGTTTTGATGCTAGTTATGATCATTGTTTTTACAGATCGCAAATAATACAAGAGTGTGTTCCGATCACTTCCCCGAAGAGTCCTTCACAAAGACGCTATGTGGCATCAGGAAACTGAAGGAGGGGGTTGTACCAACAGTTTTTACATGGTTCCCGATCAAGCCTGGCAGGCGGAAGATTGTTAGAACAGCAAGGTATTTATTTTTGgcaatgtttaacccttgtgttatcttcgggtcattctgacccatcagtcattgtgacccaccgtcgtattgcgacaaatttacctcatacaaaaacaaagtgaagcattttcttttaactgtcgggctgtctcagaccccccacattggaatggttaaaagaaaattatttttatttgtttttgtattgggtaaaattgggtaaacacaacaatggttcgttatgaacctttgggtcatgtgacccgaaggcagcacgagggttaacaaccTTCGTCCAACAGTCAGTATTGATCAGTGACCATCGATTTAACTAAATACTACTGAATTGAATTTTGAGTTTGTTTTTCAGTCATGTTGCCACTGCCACAGGTGGAGAGGATGCACTGGGTGAAGAATCAGATGAGTCAAGGTAAAACACCCAAAGCCTATATGAGCTAATTGGTTAAATCTAATGTACATTAATTTTCTGCTTTCACTTTCATTTGTTCCTTATACATAAATAACGTTATATTTGATTGTATCTGCAGTCACTCAGTGGGACAAGACCCCCAAGAGGACATTGCCTGCACATCAAGGTGAGCCTTATCTATGGTAATTTTGTTGCACTGTCACACTAGATTCAGTTGAGATTATTTGGATGAAATGCTTgtgattaaccctcgtgctgccttcgggtcacatgacccaaaggttcataacgaaccatcgttgtgtttacccaattttacccaatacaaaaacaaattaaaataactttcttttaacctttgcaatgtggggggtctgagacagcccaacggttaaaagaaaatgcttcactttgtctttgtatgcggtaaatctgtcgcaatacgacggtgggtcacaatgactgatgggtcagaatgacccgaagataacacaagggttaagaaaggcATACCTACAGAACAGAAGCATTTAATTCAAATAATCACTGGAAAAAAACAAGCGTGGCAGTAAATATTTAagatagttgttttgtttgtggagGAGGAACTCATGTTTGTTCTTGTAAAGCATTTtagcatttatttttttaaccttGCCATTCCAGCGAAGTAGAGACAAGCTTGCCATACGCAGATCATGACTATACTCAGCGGCCCCTGTCCTTGGAGGAGCAGCTTCAAGAGGCCTGCAAGACCATCGCTCGCCAGGAAGAAGAAATATCGACACTTCGTAGCAACCAGTTCCTCCTCAAACGCTTTCAGTGTGATGACAAACAAATCCAGTTCTACACAGGATTCAGAGACTATAGTACACTCAAAGCTGTGTTTACAGCTTTACAACCTACAGCTGAGCACATGGTGAGATGGAGTCAAGCACAGAAGGTAAAGCAAGCCGGTGAGCACATTAGACAGGGATTTAATGTGCAAAGCCTAGCTTTAATTGACCAATTTTTTCTTTATCTTTCCCGTGTGAGACTGGGCTGTCTACAGCAGGACCTCGCTAATCGCTTTAACGTATCACAATCAACCGTCAGCAGAATATGTATCACCTGGACAAACTTCCTCTACTTCATGTTGGGATCGCTCCTTATTTGGCCTTCAAGAGAGTCTGTAAATGATCTTATGCCTCAATGCTTCAAAAGTACATTCCCAAAGAGTTATTTTAGATTGCACAGAGATACATGTACAAAAACCAACCTCAAAAGTACTGAATTCAGAAATGTACTCCCATTATAAAGGAACTACAACCTTAAAGTCCCTAATTGGTATAAGTCCATCAGGTTTAATTACATTTGTTAGTGACCTATATACAGGATCGATATCAGATAAGGAAATTACCAGGAAGTCAGgcattctctctttccttgaGGAAGGGGATCAGGTGATGGCAGATAAGGGGTTCCTTATTGTAGACCTTTTGTCTGACATCAATGCTAGTTTAGTTATTCCACCGTTTCTGGGTGCAAATGCACAGTtcagtgaggaggaggtgcggCAGACA containing:
- the LOC134030305 gene encoding uncharacterized protein LOC134030305, with translation MARRHQPNAKSFTKTLCGIRKLKEGVVPTVFTWFPIKPGRRKIVRTASHVATATGGEDALGEESDESSHSVGQDPQEDIACTSSEVETSLPYADHDYTQRPLSLEEQLQEACKTIARQEEEISTLRSNQFLLKRFQCDDKQIQFYTGFRDYSTLKAVFTALQPTAEHMVRWSQAQKVKQAGEHIRQGFNVQSLALIDQFFLYLSRVRLGCLQQDLANRFNVSQSTVSRICITWTNFLYFMLGSLLIWPSRESVNDLMPQCFKSTFPKSYFRLHRDTCTKTNLKSTEFRNVLPL